A single Anopheles arabiensis isolate DONGOLA chromosome 2, AaraD3, whole genome shotgun sequence DNA region contains:
- the LOC120896325 gene encoding uncharacterized protein LOC120896325 isoform X2 produces MLKDKTVMWIRRTTDKVSLLTVGNNTYSGDPRIKVKFQYPNNWRLHINPIKSDDAGLYMCQVSTHPPRVFATNLTVLEPAVRIVDEMGYEFSDRYYKLGSTIEISCQVSTSYLATLPPSPKSAGQQQRSKTSPVGASANALDETAKTGSKATKDDNKLSDSTERGLISWTKDGAELPKDVKMSFSGTKQWLISRISILQANRVHNGVYNCTVAGKQSQAAQVQVLNGETPAAVQHNFGHRKEASGLVGLHCPFWCGTLYSFGSGRLGWNYLQHTLC; encoded by the exons ATGCTTAAAGATAAAACG GTGATGTGGATCCGACGAACCACCGATAAGGTATCGTTGCTCACCGTTGGCAATAATACGTACAGCGGGGACCCGAGGATAAAGGTCAAATTTCAATATCCCAACAATTGGAGGCTACATATCAACCCGATCAAATCCGACGACGCCGGCCTGTACATGTGCCAGGTGTCGACGCATCCGCCACGGGTGTTCGCAACGAATCTGACCGTCTTGG AGCCCGCTGTAAGAATAGTGGACGAGATGGGGTACGAGTTCTCCGATCGGTACTATAAACTAGGCAGCACCATCGAGATATCGTGCCAAGTGTCGACGTCGTATCTGGCTACCCTTCCACCCAGCCCCAAGTCGGCTGGCCAACAACAACGCTCGAAGACTTCCCCCGTCGGTGCATCGGCAAACGCGTTGGACGAGACGGCGAAAACAGGCTCCAAAGCCACTAAAGACGATAACAAACTGTCCGACTCGACGGAAAGAGGGTTGATTAGCTGGACCAAGGATGGCGCCGAGCTGCCGAAGGATGTCAAGATGAGTTTTAG TGGCACCAAGCAGTGGCTCATCAGCCGGATATCGATTCTGCAGGCAAATCGTGTCCACAATGGCGTCTACAACTGCACCGTCGCCGGCAAGCAGAGCCAGGCGGCCCAGGTTCAGGTCCTGAACG GTGAAACTCCGGCCGCTGTGCAGCATAATTTTGGCCATCGCAAAGAGGCGTCCGGGCTGGTCGGTCTTCACTGCCCGTTTTGGTGTGGTACACTGTACAGTTTCGGAAGCGGTCGGTTGGGTTGGAATTATTTGCAACACACTCTTTGTTAA
- the LOC120896325 gene encoding uncharacterized protein LOC120896325 isoform X1 translates to MFSLTFPILSQRCRSFCTTFAVLIPTLPDVELSIRCLKHHHERHWGPFFEEPVNVTSGAALQVGYHLSTEAILNCRVCMLKDKTVMWIRRTTDKVSLLTVGNNTYSGDPRIKVKFQYPNNWRLHINPIKSDDAGLYMCQVSTHPPRVFATNLTVLEPAVRIVDEMGYEFSDRYYKLGSTIEISCQVSTSYLATLPPSPKSAGQQQRSKTSPVGASANALDETAKTGSKATKDDNKLSDSTERGLISWTKDGAELPKDVKMSFSGTKQWLISRISILQANRVHNGVYNCTVAGKQSQAAQVQVLNGETPAAVQHNFGHRKEASGLVGLHCPFWCGTLYSFGSGRLGWNYLQHTLC, encoded by the exons ATGTTTTCATTAACATTTCCTATCCTTTCCCAGAGATGTCGCTCTTTTTGTACTACATTCGCAGTACTAATACCTACATTACCTGATGTGGAATTGTCGATTCGATGCCTTAAGCATCATCACGAGCGTCACTGGGGTCCTTTTTTCGAGGAACCGGTCAACGTGACTTCCGGGGCGGCCTTGCAGGTTGGATATCATTTATCAACGGAGGCTATCCTCAACTGTAGGGTATGCATGCTTAAAGATAAAACG GTGATGTGGATCCGACGAACCACCGATAAGGTATCGTTGCTCACCGTTGGCAATAATACGTACAGCGGGGACCCGAGGATAAAGGTCAAATTTCAATATCCCAACAATTGGAGGCTACATATCAACCCGATCAAATCCGACGACGCCGGCCTGTACATGTGCCAGGTGTCGACGCATCCGCCACGGGTGTTCGCAACGAATCTGACCGTCTTGG AGCCCGCTGTAAGAATAGTGGACGAGATGGGGTACGAGTTCTCCGATCGGTACTATAAACTAGGCAGCACCATCGAGATATCGTGCCAAGTGTCGACGTCGTATCTGGCTACCCTTCCACCCAGCCCCAAGTCGGCTGGCCAACAACAACGCTCGAAGACTTCCCCCGTCGGTGCATCGGCAAACGCGTTGGACGAGACGGCGAAAACAGGCTCCAAAGCCACTAAAGACGATAACAAACTGTCCGACTCGACGGAAAGAGGGTTGATTAGCTGGACCAAGGATGGCGCCGAGCTGCCGAAGGATGTCAAGATGAGTTTTAG TGGCACCAAGCAGTGGCTCATCAGCCGGATATCGATTCTGCAGGCAAATCGTGTCCACAATGGCGTCTACAACTGCACCGTCGCCGGCAAGCAGAGCCAGGCGGCCCAGGTTCAGGTCCTGAACG GTGAAACTCCGGCCGCTGTGCAGCATAATTTTGGCCATCGCAAAGAGGCGTCCGGGCTGGTCGGTCTTCACTGCCCGTTTTGGTGTGGTACACTGTACAGTTTCGGAAGCGGTCGGTTGGGTTGGAATTATTTGCAACACACTCTTTGTTAA
- the LOC120896325 gene encoding uncharacterized protein LOC120896325 isoform X3, which yields MWIRRTTDKVSLLTVGNNTYSGDPRIKVKFQYPNNWRLHINPIKSDDAGLYMCQVSTHPPRVFATNLTVLEPAVRIVDEMGYEFSDRYYKLGSTIEISCQVSTSYLATLPPSPKSAGQQQRSKTSPVGASANALDETAKTGSKATKDDNKLSDSTERGLISWTKDGAELPKDVKMSFSGTKQWLISRISILQANRVHNGVYNCTVAGKQSQAAQVQVLNGETPAAVQHNFGHRKEASGLVGLHCPFWCGTLYSFGSGRLGWNYLQHTLC from the exons ATGTGGATCCGACGAACCACCGATAAGGTATCGTTGCTCACCGTTGGCAATAATACGTACAGCGGGGACCCGAGGATAAAGGTCAAATTTCAATATCCCAACAATTGGAGGCTACATATCAACCCGATCAAATCCGACGACGCCGGCCTGTACATGTGCCAGGTGTCGACGCATCCGCCACGGGTGTTCGCAACGAATCTGACCGTCTTGG AGCCCGCTGTAAGAATAGTGGACGAGATGGGGTACGAGTTCTCCGATCGGTACTATAAACTAGGCAGCACCATCGAGATATCGTGCCAAGTGTCGACGTCGTATCTGGCTACCCTTCCACCCAGCCCCAAGTCGGCTGGCCAACAACAACGCTCGAAGACTTCCCCCGTCGGTGCATCGGCAAACGCGTTGGACGAGACGGCGAAAACAGGCTCCAAAGCCACTAAAGACGATAACAAACTGTCCGACTCGACGGAAAGAGGGTTGATTAGCTGGACCAAGGATGGCGCCGAGCTGCCGAAGGATGTCAAGATGAGTTTTAG TGGCACCAAGCAGTGGCTCATCAGCCGGATATCGATTCTGCAGGCAAATCGTGTCCACAATGGCGTCTACAACTGCACCGTCGCCGGCAAGCAGAGCCAGGCGGCCCAGGTTCAGGTCCTGAACG GTGAAACTCCGGCCGCTGTGCAGCATAATTTTGGCCATCGCAAAGAGGCGTCCGGGCTGGTCGGTCTTCACTGCCCGTTTTGGTGTGGTACACTGTACAGTTTCGGAAGCGGTCGGTTGGGTTGGAATTATTTGCAACACACTCTTTGTTAA